A single window of Rhizobium sp. SL42 DNA harbors:
- a CDS encoding patatin-like phospholipase family protein, translating into MDSIAETALPSLGSSSQPTIGLALGAGGARGFAHVPVLEVFDELGLKPSIIAGSSMGALIGAAYAAGMTGRDIREYALHLADNRAQVLNRLWGLRPASMRDALGGFRLGQFNLQRVLQAFLPPEIPTHFTGLGIPLKVMATDYYGQCEQLCDHGDLYEALAASAAIPALFAPVTIKGRLMIDGGIFNPVPYDLLIGQADIIIGVDVVGAPEGDGSLMPNRIDSLFGASQLMMQSNVALKMKICQPDIYLRPDVNAFRVLDFLKARQIFEASDGLKDGLKREISARMEDFVRR; encoded by the coding sequence ATGGATAGCATTGCCGAAACCGCGCTTCCGTCCCTGGGCTCCTCTTCTCAACCCACCATAGGCTTGGCGCTTGGCGCCGGCGGTGCGCGTGGCTTTGCCCATGTCCCGGTGCTGGAAGTCTTCGACGAACTCGGCCTGAAGCCTTCGATCATCGCGGGATCCTCAATGGGAGCCCTGATCGGTGCGGCCTATGCCGCCGGCATGACCGGCCGAGACATCCGAGAATATGCGCTGCATCTGGCTGACAACCGTGCCCAGGTGCTGAACCGCCTCTGGGGCTTGCGCCCGGCCAGCATGCGCGACGCGCTCGGTGGCTTTCGCCTCGGCCAGTTCAACCTGCAGCGTGTGCTGCAAGCCTTCCTGCCGCCGGAAATCCCGACGCATTTCACCGGCCTTGGCATTCCCCTGAAGGTGATGGCGACGGATTATTACGGCCAGTGCGAGCAGCTCTGCGACCACGGCGATCTTTATGAGGCGCTCGCCGCCTCGGCCGCAATCCCGGCTTTGTTTGCCCCGGTCACCATCAAGGGCCGGCTGATGATCGACGGCGGCATCTTCAATCCGGTGCCTTATGATCTGCTGATCGGTCAGGCCGATATCATCATTGGCGTCGATGTTGTCGGCGCCCCGGAAGGCGACGGCTCCCTGATGCCCAATCGCATAGACAGCCTTTTCGGTGCCTCGCAACTGATGATGCAGTCGAATGTCGCGCTGAAAATGAAGATCTGCCAGCCAGACATCTACCTGCGCCCGGATGTCAACGCCTTCCGCGTGCTCGATTTTCTCAAGGCCCGCCAGATTTTCGAGGCATCCGACGGCCTGAAGGACGGCCTTAAGCGGGAGATTTCAGCCCGCATGGAAGATTTCGTCCGCCGCTGA
- a CDS encoding nucleoside deaminase, with product MTKTNGFMDAAFAEAHAAGARGEVPIGAVVVKDGAIIGRAGNETRAQNDVSAHAEILAIRRAGAIVCDERLVDADLYVTLEPCTMCAAAISFARIRRLYYAAQDPKGGAVDNGVRFYAQATCHHQPEVYSGFRETEAADLLRSFFQERRES from the coding sequence ATGACTAAGACAAACGGCTTCATGGACGCGGCTTTTGCCGAGGCGCACGCTGCCGGGGCGCGTGGCGAGGTGCCGATCGGCGCCGTCGTGGTCAAGGATGGCGCAATCATCGGGCGGGCCGGCAACGAGACGCGGGCGCAAAACGACGTCAGCGCCCATGCCGAAATCCTGGCGATCCGCCGGGCCGGAGCCATCGTCTGCGACGAACGCTTGGTCGATGCCGATCTCTATGTGACACTGGAACCGTGCACCATGTGCGCGGCAGCCATCTCCTTTGCCCGTATCCGGCGGCTTTATTATGCCGCGCAGGACCCGAAGGGGGGCGCGGTCGACAACGGCGTGCGGTTCTACGCGCAAGCCACCTGCCACCACCAGCCGGAGGTCTATTCCGGCTTTCGCGAGACGGAAGCGGCCGATTTGCTCCGGAGCTTTTTCCAGGAAAGGCGCGAGAGCTAG
- the rsmD gene encoding 16S rRNA (guanine(966)-N(2))-methyltransferase RsmD, with product MRVVGGEFRGRSLATPKSNDIRPTIDRTRESLFNILAHAHPGLLDGTRVLDLFAGTGAVGIEALSRGCKSALFVENSVEGRSLLWENIDAFGLHGRARILRRDATDLGPSNNIEPFDLLFADPPYGKGLGEKALLSAHKGGWLAPGALVILEERGDVQVTVDPVFAFTEERTFGDTKMYFFSYRPA from the coding sequence ATGCGGGTTGTCGGTGGGGAATTCCGTGGCCGTTCTTTGGCCACGCCCAAGTCCAATGATATCCGGCCGACCATCGACCGGACGCGCGAGAGCCTGTTCAACATTCTCGCGCACGCCCATCCCGGTCTCCTGGACGGGACGCGTGTTCTAGATCTCTTTGCCGGCACGGGTGCTGTCGGCATCGAGGCCTTGTCGCGCGGCTGCAAATCGGCGCTATTCGTCGAAAACAGCGTCGAGGGCCGCAGCCTGCTTTGGGAAAACATCGACGCATTCGGCCTGCATGGCCGCGCGCGTATCCTGCGCCGTGATGCGACGGATCTCGGGCCTTCCAACAACATCGAGCCCTTCGATCTGCTGTTTGCCGATCCGCCTTATGGCAAGGGCCTGGGCGAGAAAGCTCTGCTGTCCGCCCACAAGGGTGGCTGGCTGGCGCCGGGTGCGCTGGTCATTCTCGAGGAACGCGGCGATGTCCAGGTCACGGTTGATCCGGTTTTTGCCTTCACCGAGGAACGGACCTTCGGTGACACGAAAATGTACTTCTTTTCCTATAGGCCTGCCTGA
- a CDS encoding pseudouridine synthase codes for MTFKDKSKRPAGKPSDRGAKPLSRKPAAKTEINPARAARSGASAGEEGMKPERISKLLARVGVASRRDIERMIMEGRVKLNGTVLDTPVVNVTLSDKIEVDDQPIRGIERTRLWLYHKPAGLVTTNSDPEGRSTVFENLPEDLPRVMSIGRLDINTEGLLLLTNDGGLARVLELPTTGWLRRYRVRAFGEVDQPALDKLKEGMAVDGVLYGAIDATLDRKQGHNVWITMGLREGKNREIKNVLGALGLEVNRLIRISYGPFQLGDLPEGDVQEVRGRMLRDQLGPRLIEDAKANFDAPIFAHGGAVEDEDDEVVAKAKPAKAEWAREERRDERPAKPRFSEKPGDKRERALDRLDTRRDDSRAKPAGKRDGEKRGFGARDEASRFGDKPKRAPMAPKSRTANVWMAPGARPVAEKKAAVEGEEAKAPRVRREGAPEGKRYGRGKDGKPTKGSMRFNPDSKGRKDFADRDTGPRVLVSRARDEDGDWIRADGPDTKPGGRDGGRGDSRDGEKRGGFGDRGPRRDAGDRGPRRDFGDRPDRGDRPARADRPRGDSARSDAPRGERFGSDRPRGDRPAGDRPRSDRPRDDRPRDDRPREDRPRGEKPFGAKPFGDKPRGAKPFGDKPAGRSFGGKPGGKPAGKSFGKPGGRPPSTRADGGPRGAGGRPSGAGRAGPPKGKR; via the coding sequence ATGACATTCAAAGACAAGTCCAAGCGACCGGCGGGCAAGCCCTCTGATCGCGGCGCAAAGCCGCTCTCTCGCAAGCCGGCCGCCAAAACCGAAATCAACCCCGCACGCGCAGCCCGCTCCGGCGCATCGGCTGGCGAGGAGGGAATGAAGCCCGAGCGCATTTCCAAGCTGCTCGCGCGCGTTGGCGTGGCCTCGCGCCGCGATATCGAGCGCATGATCATGGAAGGCCGCGTCAAGCTGAACGGCACCGTGCTCGACACCCCTGTCGTCAATGTGACGCTGTCCGACAAGATCGAGGTCGATGACCAGCCGATCCGCGGCATCGAGCGCACAAGGCTCTGGCTCTATCACAAGCCGGCCGGCCTGGTGACCACCAATTCCGATCCGGAAGGTCGCTCGACCGTATTCGAAAATCTGCCGGAAGACCTTCCGCGCGTCATGTCGATCGGCCGCCTCGACATCAACACCGAGGGCCTGCTGCTGCTCACCAATGACGGAGGCCTCGCCCGGGTGCTCGAACTGCCGACCACCGGCTGGCTGCGCCGTTACCGCGTCCGCGCCTTTGGCGAGGTCGATCAGCCGGCGCTCGACAAGCTCAAGGAAGGCATGGCCGTCGACGGCGTGCTCTATGGTGCGATCGACGCAACGCTCGACCGCAAGCAGGGCCACAACGTTTGGATCACCATGGGCCTTCGCGAAGGCAAGAACCGCGAGATCAAGAACGTGCTCGGCGCGCTCGGCCTCGAGGTCAACCGTCTGATCCGCATTTCTTACGGCCCGTTCCAGCTCGGCGACCTGCCGGAAGGTGATGTCCAGGAAGTCCGCGGCCGCATGCTGCGCGACCAGTTGGGGCCGCGCCTGATCGAGGACGCCAAGGCGAATTTCGACGCACCGATCTTCGCCCACGGTGGTGCTGTCGAAGACGAGGACGATGAGGTCGTTGCCAAGGCCAAGCCCGCCAAGGCGGAATGGGCGCGCGAAGAGCGCCGCGACGAGCGTCCGGCCAAGCCGCGTTTCAGCGAAAAGCCCGGCGACAAGCGCGAACGCGCGCTCGACCGCCTTGATACCCGTCGCGATGACAGCCGCGCCAAGCCGGCCGGCAAGCGCGATGGCGAAAAGCGAGGCTTTGGTGCCCGCGACGAAGCCAGCCGCTTTGGCGACAAGCCGAAGCGCGCGCCGATGGCGCCGAAGAGCCGCACCGCCAATGTCTGGATGGCGCCCGGCGCCCGTCCGGTTGCCGAGAAGAAGGCTGCCGTTGAAGGCGAGGAGGCCAAGGCGCCCCGCGTCCGTCGCGAAGGTGCACCGGAAGGCAAGCGCTATGGTCGTGGCAAGGATGGCAAGCCGACCAAGGGGTCTATGCGCTTCAACCCCGACAGCAAGGGGCGGAAGGATTTTGCCGACCGCGATACCGGTCCGCGCGTTCTGGTGAGCCGTGCCCGCGACGAGGACGGCGACTGGATCCGCGCCGATGGCCCGGACACCAAGCCAGGTGGCCGCGACGGTGGTCGTGGTGACAGCCGCGACGGCGAGAAGCGTGGTGGTTTCGGTGACCGCGGCCCGCGCCGCGATGCTGGTGACCGCGGCCCGCGCCGTGATTTCGGCGATCGCCCCGATCGTGGTGACCGTCCGGCCCGCGCCGATCGCCCCCGTGGCGACAGTGCGCGCAGTGATGCGCCGCGCGGCGAACGTTTCGGCTCGGACCGTCCCCGTGGCGACCGCCCTGCTGGTGATCGTCCGCGTTCGGATCGTCCCCGCGATGACAGGCCCCGCGACGACAGACCTCGTGAAGACCGTCCACGCGGCGAAAAGCCTTTTGGTGCAAAGCCCTTCGGTGACAAGCCGCGCGGCGCAAAGCCGTTTGGCGACAAGCCTGCGGGCAGATCCTTCGGCGGCAAGCCGGGTGGAAAGCCCGCTGGCAAGTCTTTCGGCAAGCCCGGTGGACGTCCGCCAAGCACGCGTGCCGATGGCGGCCCACGCGGCGCCGGAGGCAGGCCTTCGGGCGCCGGCCGTGCTGGCCCGCCAAAGGGCAAGAGGTAA